The genome window GCCTTTGCGCGAAAAATCGTCCAAAAACCCGGATAACTTTCGGGTAAATCGTACAGGGAGTCTCACCGACTCCCTGTACCCCTTGAACAACCTCCCTGCGCTGCCTGTGTCTTCCGGACGCGGGCAACGCAGGCGGGTTGTTTATTCGCCTGAATACATGGAGGGAGGACCTGTAGCGATACGCGCCGGGCTTCCAATCCCTCGCTGTCCCCGCGCTGGGGTGCGGCTTGGGGGGCTTGAAGTGGGATGACGTAAAGCGGTTGACGGAAACATATCTGTCCCAGATTGGGATACCCGTATCCGTCTATCCGCCCAAACAGTAAATGAGCGCGGTCGCAAGACCGCGCTCATGTTTCATTTTTGGAGGTACGTATGACACAACAAACTGGTACTGTCGCGTTGGCGGAAGAAATCAATGCGGCGTTTTTCCCGGCGGAAGACGACAACGTCGAGATCGAACCCGGCGAGCTGGTGGAGGATCATGGCGATCCCCCGCCCTTTGGCGAGACGGAGCAGATCAACGAGTTATTTGCCTTCTGCGACGTTTTTGATTGATGGAGGTATGTGATGCGCCATCACCCCACAAAATCCACCGCCCACAGCGGGCGATTTCGAAACAGTTAGAAAGGAAGGTCAGATATGAAACCTGCCATTTCCCAAGTTTTGGACGCCCGCATCGAAGCCGAACGGTCATTGCTGGGCTCTCTCATCATCGACCCCGATCAGATCTGGAACGTCAGACTGGAAGCGACGGATTTCTATATCCACCGTCACCGCTGGATCTACGAGGTCATCCTGCGCGGCGCGAAGGAGTACAACGAGATCATCGACGCTCTTGAAAAAGCCGGTCGCCTTCGGGAGATCGGCGGCGCTGCCTATGTCACCAGGTTGATCGCCTGCTGCGAGGACTCGCAGGATGCTTATCGGTACGCGCAACAAGTGCGCGAAGGCGCGTTGAAGGAAAGACTGCTCCGCGAAGCGGAGCGGCTTGCCCGTATCGCAGTCTCCCCCGCCCCAATCCCGTTGGAGGTCAAACATGCGTTCCTTGTTTGAGTTCAGTATGGACGGCAATGGAAACCCCGTTGCGACCTGCTCCTTGTTTTGGGATTGCGAGTGCGAAGGCGACAACTATGTTCATCCCGTAACCGCGGATGAATGCCCTGTCTGCAAGGCGCAGCGCGAGGAACAGCCGGATTCCCGCGTCAACGAGATCATGTATCACGCAGACAAACTCCCGCCTGGACTTGTCGGGATCATGGAGTCCATGCTGGAGGATTTCGGCAAAGAACCGATCCCATTCTAGCAACATCACATGGGGAGGAGGGACACCTCTCCTCCCCAATCTTTCACAGGAAAGGAAAAAATATGTCATGCCATGCCAACTCCGTCGTTTTGACGGGGAAGATCATTCAACACTGGACGTATGACAACAACGTCATTGTCCGCATCCAAATGGCGCGCTCTATCTTTTACCCCAAACGGAAGGACGGGAACTTGTCTGACCTGGTCAATGTTGTCCTGCCCGATGCCGTTCTTCGAGGGCAGACCGTCCAAGTCAACCAGGAAATGCACGTCCAGGGGTATATCCACTCCGAGGAACGGGAAACACCGCTTTCATCGATGCTCAAGGGCGTCAAGGTCGACGAGAAATATGCAAAGATGAAGGTGCGGCAGATCGTCACGGAGGTGATCGCGCAAAACTGGCAGATCGTGTAATCGACACAGAAGGGACTCCGTATGACATATTGCCCGAGCGCAGGCGCGAAGGATGGTTCGATCCCATCCCTGGCAAATTCCCGAATGGGAAACCATGTCAATCCATGAATTCCAAGGAGTACCCATGTATATCTATGATTGGATCCAAAGGGCGCAGAACACGTCATTTCGCTTCGACATTGGGCGTGTAAACCGCTCTGAGAAAGTCCGCGTCGGGAAGACCGACACCTCGACCACAGGCATCGTAAAAGCAGTGTCCGCGGTCTATCAGTTGAGCATCAAGCTTACGTATGACCGCCACCCCAATTGCAAAGTCGAGGCTTCCTGCACCTGCGAGGACTACCGCCAGCGGTATGCGCTGGCGGATGGACTTGTCCAACCGTGCAAGCACCTTATTGCGCTGATGAAGCGGGTCGAGGTGGAGACGGTGGATATTGCGGTATTGGGGATGAACCCTGTCGCCAGCATTCCGACATCCACACCCAGCGCGGATTCCGCGGAGCAGGATGGAAATGCGCCGTTCGCCGAGCGCCTTTCCGCGCGTATAGCGGATGCGGTCAATGACCTCTCGCGGCGCGTGGTCTCGGTCGTCAGGGAGGGGCGCGTCCCGTTCCTGGTCGGACCGACCGGGTGCGGAAAAACATCCGCCGTTTCCCAGGCGGCCCTTATTCTTGGGGCGCGTTTTGTCGAGATGGCTGGCGCGGATTCGTGGACGGACTCGGACCTGGTGGGCGTGATCATGCCCAACGGCACGCGCCTGCCCGGACCGATCGGGTCCGCCATGATGCACGTCCAACTTATGGAGGAACCCGTCCTGCTCTTTCTCGACGAGTTTCTCCGCCTGTCGCCTCGCGCGCAGGAAAGCATGATGCGCATCCTGCTCCCCAAGAACGCGGACATCGCACAAGCAATGGGCATCGACCATGACGGACCGATCCGGGTCACGTCCGCCCCGTTCTGGGGCGAAATCTGGTCGCCCGCGGAAAAGCTCATGATCGTGCTTGCCGCCAATCCCTGGGGCAATATTCCTGACAGCGCCCTGCTGCGCCGCGTCGAACCCATCAGCGTGGATTTCAGCGAAGCGGTGCTTGCCCTGTTTCAAGGAAAGGCTCAGAGCGCGATCGAGATCAGTTGGAAGGGCGTAAAGGACGGCTCGCTCCCACTCCCTATCGAGTACGGGGAGCTGTCCCGCGCGACTGACCCGCATGACATTTCGTTCCTCGACCGCTATGCCGCCCGCCTGCAGGTGCTCGATCCTGCCGCGGCAACGGGGTTTCTCACCCTGCTCAACAACACAAGCGCGAGGTCGTCATGATCTCTGTGAGCGAAATCCAAAAGGTGCTTGACCTGGTGGTGTCCGTCCTGATGGGCGGCATCGCCCGGTTCGCATCCCCGACCGTGATCCTGTCCGACGAGGACACGGCGTCCACGGACGGAAAAGCCTATGTCAAATTGCCCTTGAATTTTCTAGGGCAGCCGTTGAAGGATCAAATGGAGAACGCCGTGGCGCTTCTCGCCCACGAAGTGGGGCACTGGCTCCAACCCCTGACCGAAATTCAGGAAGTGGAGAAACAGACCGGTTTCAACCGCGAGGTGTCGAACCTCCTGCTGGACATCCAGTTGGAGGAAAATGTCGTCCGTATTTTCCCTCTGTTCTCGTCCAACCTGCAAGGGCTGCGCGAGGCAGTCAAAAGGGAGTCCCAGCAAACCTACGTGAAAGAACTGAAGCAGGCGGATAAGGATGGGGACTTCCTCTCCACCGCGATCCATGCCCTGCTTGTGGGACGCTTTTGCGGCGACACATCCGAATCCTTCACGATCATGCTCAATCATGTCTCGGATGAGCGGGTAATGAAGTTCATCCAGTCCGCCGATGAGTTCAAGTCGCTGCGCTCGTCCGATCTGCCATCGAGGATCGCTTCGCTGGCGAAGGAATATCCCGAATTATGCCAGCCGCCCGTCAATGGAAACTTCGGCGGCATGGACGACTTGAACCCGACTTCCGCCGTATCGAGCGGCAACGTCGAGGGGTTGGCGGAAATGCTCAAATCTGCGGTCGTGATCTATGACGGCTTCGACAATTGCAACCACAATGTTGGAGCGTTGAAAGGTCGCATCGCACCTGAAGCGGATGTCCTTGCGGTGAGTCGCAGCATCCAAAAGCGCTGGGAAGTTCCGCGTTCTGCCGGAACTATGATGGGTCCGGGACGCATGAACCGCCTTGCTGCGGTGCGCGGCGACCCGATCCCGTTTGAAGTACCCGGCACGCGCGGGCGCACCCAGCCCAAGGTAAAGGTGGTGTTGATCGCGGATTTCTCGAGTTCCATGCAGGGTCGGCGCTGGCAGGAAACCAGAAAAGCCGCCCAAGCCGTGACCATTGCTGTCCGCAACTCTGGCGGCGATGTGCGCGGCGCAGTGTTCGAGGGGTATCTGATGCACGACAAGGATTTTGACGCCGAGGTTTTCTTTTCCCGAACCATCGGCGGACAAGACCTGTCCAACGCAAACGGCACCAGCACGTCCTTTGGATGGCTGCCGTTGGTGTGGCAGACATTCCCCGATTATCGCGTCGTCCTTCTTACCGATGGCAACGGGCTATCCCCCACTGTCATCCCTGCCGCATGTCGGAAACGCACCTCTGCGATTCTGTTGCAGGTGGACAATTACGATAGGAAGCAGGTGGAAGGCACGGTTTGCAAGTTTGCGGAGAAGTTCGTCCATGTCAACAAACTGGACGAGATCGCCGCCGCCTGGTCGCTGGTGATCCCGCGGCTGGCACAGTAAAACGAAAAGCGAGGCAGAAACGCCTCGCTTTTTTGTATTTAAGGTGCTTTAATCCAAGCTCCCAATGAAGGGAGCGACAGGGCATCTGGGCCTGCCAGCCATGACGGGAGGGTTTCAATCCACGCTCCCAATGAAGGGAGCGACTAATTGACTCCTGTGTCACATTATCCAGCTTACTAGTTTCAATTCACGCTCCCAATGAAGGGAGCGACTGATCCTTGTCCACGTCCAGAACTGTAATACCTGTTTCAATCCACGCTCCCAATGAAGGGAGCGACGTCGCGCTGACGTATGCACCGAACCCCAGCCAGGCGTTTCAATCCACGCTCCCAATGAAGGGAGCGACGGTATTTGCCGTAAATAACGCTCTCTCCGTCACAGTTTCAATCCACGCTCCCAATGAAGGGAGCGACTTGCGGATCTCCAGGACGAATGTATCTCCAGCTGCGTTTCAATCCACGCTCCCAATGAAGGGAGCGACTTGGTGTTGGTCAGACGTTTTTCCGCACCATCTGTTTCAATCCACGCTCCCAATGAAGGGAGCGACGACAGATTTGTTACGTTTACTTGTAATTTACAGGTTTCAATCCACGCTCCCAATGAAGGGAGCGACATCTTAGACCTTTCTACAAATAGCCCTGAAATTGTTTCAATCCACGCTCCCAATGAAGGGAGCGACGGTGCTGTTGTTGGCGATGCTCTTCACGGCGCTGTTTCAATCCACGCTCCCAATGAAGGGAGCGACGTATGCAGACCTGTTCGGGCTGATCGCGAGAGGGTTTCAATCCACGCTCCCAATGAAGGGAGCGACGACAATGGTTGAGCATGGAATTTACATGCACGTTTTGTTTCAATCCACGCTCCCAATGAAGGGAGCGACTGAGGTTCGGGCGAACCGCGTCAAACCCGTATGTTTCAATCCACGCTCCCAATGAAGGGAGCGACCAAGCCAGTACCGCGCCGACATGGTTGGGACAAAGTTTCAATCCACGCTCCCAATGAAGGGAGCGACCACTTGTCACCCGCCTGCTGATATACACCTGCTGTTTCAATCCACGCTCCCAATGAAGGGAGCGACTGAAAGTCTCCAAATGATCAAGCCAGAACATAGGTTTCAATCCACGCTCCCAATGAAGGGAGCGACCAAGCGTGCGATTTACGCCGACACCGCTGCCTTTGTTTCAATCCACGCTCCCAATGAAGGGAGCGACGATACATGGGGCAACCAACTCCCAGTATGCAAAGTTTCAATCCACGCTCCCAATGAAGGGAGCGACGCAAGCGTGCGATTTACGCCGACACCGCTGCCTTTGTTTCAATCCACGCTCCCAATGAAGGGAGCGACTCCTGGAGAGTCAGATACACACTGTTAGGACCGTTTCAATCCACGCTCCCAATGAAGGGAGCGACCCATGCCGCGCCTGTCTTTTGCAGATTTCCCGTTTCAATCCACGCTCCCAATGAAGGGAGCGACATGGGTCTGGAGGCACGCAAAGCACAACTGCCACGTTTCAATCCACGCTCCCAATGAAGGGAGCGACTTATCTCCCTCGCGTTTGCCCGCCATTAGGAAAAGTTTCAATCCACGCTCCCAATGAAGGGAGCGACGGTGTGACTGGATGGATGGCTTACATCCACATGGGGTTTCAATCCACGCTCCCAATGAAGGGAGCGACGAGCCATTCGACGGGAGGCTTGATTCCAACAGATAGTTTCAATCCACGCTCCCAATGAAGGGAGCGACTCAACTTCTTCGCGATCTCTGCCGTAATCTTCGTTTCAATCCACGCTCCCAATGAAGGGAGCGACTCCCATATCCCATCGGCACGGCTATTACATTTGTGTTTCAATCCACGCTCCCAATGAAGGGAGCGACGGCTAGCGCGTGTCCAGCCAGTTGGATACAACTTGTTTCAATCCACGCTCCCAATGAAGGGAGCGACCACCACCACGAAACCACCGACCCGCGCATAGACGTGTTTCAATCCACGCTCCCAATGAAGGGAGCGACTGATCATATCGGTATGGCGCGGACACCAGGCGTTTCAATCCACGCTCCCAATGAAGGGAGCGACGTGTCCCCCCAAATCGGAGAGCGCGATTTAGGGGGTTTCAATCCACGCTCCCAATGAAGGGAGCGACTACTGCCTGCGGGCGTATGGAGCAATCCACGTTTCAATCCACGCTCCCAATGAAGGGAGCGACTGAAATACCCTCGCTGGTTACAGTCAGGTCGGCAGTTTCAATCCACGCTCCCAATGAAGGGAGCGACAAGATTCCACGACATGCTGCCGATGTTGAGCGGGTTTCAATCCACGCTCCCAATGAAGGGAGCGACAGTATCTCTATTACGTCAAATTCGTTTCAGAGTTTCAATCCACGCTCCCAATGAAGGGAGCGACAGCAAGTTGTTTTGATGTCGGTCCGATAGACTTTGTTTCAATCCACGCTCCCAATGAAGGGAGCGACCGAAAAATCGGAGATTTACCGTCCTTATCTCAAAAGTTTCAATCCACGCTCCCAATGAAGGGAGCGACTCATGTGGATAACTGGTTGTGGAATAAGCAAGGTTTCAATCCACGCTCCCAATGAAGGGAGCGACCTATATACCCACTGCACTTGTCCCGGATGAAATGTTTCAATCCACGCTCCCAATGAAGGGAGCGACCCTTGATTTGATTATAGATTACACCAAAAAACAGTTTCAATCCACGCTCCCAATGAAGGGAGCGACGCAGCTCCAGCGGTAACAGCCTGGCGCATCGTAGGTGTTTCAATCCACGCTCCCAATGAAGGGAGCGACATCATTTCAGCCATGCGCGCACTGCTTACCAAAGTTTCAATCCACGCTCCCAATGAAGGGAGCGACACCCTGTTGGGCGTGGCGAGGTTGTCCTGATAAGTTTCAATCCACGCTCCCAATGAAGGGAGCGACGCGTTGGCTTTTGTGGTTTATACGTTCCACAAAACGTTTCAATCCACGCTCCCAATGAAGGGAGCGACCGTGCTTTCCGTATAAATGGTGTCATGCCGTCGAAGTTTCAATCCACGCTCCCAATGAAGGGAGCGACAGCCATTCGACGGGAGGCTTGATTCCAACAGATAGTTTCAATCCACGCTCCCAATGAAGGGAGCGACCCCATCCAATATGCGATTATCCCCCTGCCAGGGGTTTCAATCCACGCTCCCAATGAAGGGAGCGACCTGCTCCGACCTGCCAATGGTGCATTTCTGGAGTTTCAATCCACGCTCCCAATGAAGGGAGCGACGGTAATTTCCCGGCGGTATCCATCCGCTTATCTGTTTCAATCCACGCTCCCAATGAAGGGAGCGACCAAACGCGGTGATGTGCAAATTGAAATCATCGGTGTTTCAATCCACGCTCCCAATGAAGGGAGCGACGAGAACGCCGCCCAATTGGTGGAATCACAATCTGTTTCAATCCACGCTCCCAATGAAGGGAGCGACAGTTGCGCCTTTTCGTCCATGCCATTCTCTTTTTAGTTTCAATCCACGCTCCCAATGAAGGGAGCGATTACTTGTCCGCCACACACGGAACAGGACAAACCGTTTCAATCCACGCTCCCAATGAAGGGAGCGACATAATTATACAATCCACAGAGTCTACCATTCCTGTTTCAATCCACGCTCCCAATGAAGGGAGCGACTCGAGATGTATTCGAGCGATCCTGACGAGCAATCGTTTCAATCCACGCTCCCAATGAAGGGAGCGACCCGATAACTGGATCGCCTCGAAAGTTGATGGTGTTTCAATCCACGCTCCCAATGAAGGGAGCGACGTGGTTCTGCCCACGCCATGTAATGCCCATGTGCCGTTTCAATCCACGCTCCCAATGAAGGGAGCGATAGGCGTATCATCGGGCTGCTTTATATCATACGTTTCAATCCACGCTCCCAATGAAGGGAGCGAGGGATAATCCCATTGCGTAGTAGGCGCAGTGGTGTTTCAATCCACGCTCCCAATGAAGGGAGCGACTTACATACGCGGACAGATTGATGCCCTTTTTGGTGTTTCAATCCACGCTCCCAATGAAGGGAGCGACAATCACAGCAAACCATTCGGCCTGTTCTGACGTGTTTCAATCCACGCTCCCAATGAAGGGAGCGACATAGCCTCTTTGTGGACTCCCTTCATCCTCTCGTTTCAATCCACGCTCCCAATGAAGGGAGCGACTTTCTGCCGCTCCGTTGATCGCCCAACATGGCGAGTTTCAATCCACGCTCCCAATGAAGGGAGCGACATTGGTCAGTATGTCATAACGTGCCTAACAAAGCGTGTTTCAATCCACGCTCCCAATGAAGGGAGCGACTGCCGCGCCGCGACCAGTGCCTTCATCTGCATTCAGTTTCAATCCACGCTCCCAATGAAGGGAGCGACGCCAGATGTCGCGCGACGTGCGCGACTTCTCATCCGTTTCAATCCACGCTCCCAATGAAGGGAGCGACAGACCATAATATTTTCTTTTGTATCCACAATTTGTTTCAATCCACGCTCCCAATGAAGGGAGCGACGCGGGCAGGCGGGATATTTCTTCGATGTGCGCCGTTTCAATCCACGCTCCCAATGAAGGGAGCGACTGTGAGGACAGCACGACAAAGCGCTTTGTGTGGTTTCAATCCACGCTCCCAATGAAGGGAGCGACCCAGCAGCTCCATGGGCGTCTCGCTTGCAAAGTTTCAATCCACGCTCCCAATGAAGGGAGCGACTCACAACGTCCGCAGTCATCGCTCCATTAATACGTTTCAATCCACGCTCCCAATGAAGGGAGCGACTTCGTGATGTTCGCAAGGTAGAACGTCGGCTCGTAGTTTCAATCCACGCTCCCAATGAAGGGAGCGACTACATCCATTTTCGATTACCTCCGCCTGCAAGGTTTCAATCCACGCTCCCAATGAAGGGAGCGACGAATTGCTTTTCATCCATCAGCACCGCCGTCTTGTTTCAATCCACGCTCCCAATGAAGGGAGCGACGGCCAATATGCGCATCTCGGCTTGCGTATTAGAGTTTCAATCCACGCTCCCAATGAAGGGAGCGACTTTTTGGAGCATATCAATGGGCTTCCTGAATCCGTTTCAATCCACGCTCCCAATGAAGGGAGCGACATAAACTGCCCGTCCAGCGTTTCGATGTCATTTTGTTTCAATCCACGCTCCCAATGAAGGGAGCGACGCCGTCAACTCGATCACCTCATGCGCCCGCCGTTCGTTTCAATCCACGCTCCCAATGAAGGGAGCGACTTACATTCCTGCGGTACTTTCCAGCTTGCAATGTTTCAATCCACGCTCCCAATGAAGGGAGCGACGCGACTTGATTGCCGTACTTTGTAAAAAATGGAAGTTTCAATCCACGCTCCCAATGAAGGGAGCGACGCGAGCGTGACCTATAAGGTGATGTGGCGCAAGGCGTTTCAATCCACGCTCCCAATGAAGGGAGCGACTTACAAATCAGTCATCAAAAATTCACGGCTATAAAAGTTTCAATCCACGCTCCCAATGAAGGGAGCGACAAGGTAGGGACAAGCCAGATATTGACCTGCACCGTTTCAATCCACGCTCCCAATGAAGGGAGCGACGTAATTTTTTATCAGGGATACAATCACCGGGCGGTTTCAATCCACGCTCCCAATGAAGGGAGCGACTTCGGCCGGGGTTTCACCTGTCACCACGCATGGTTTCAATCCACGCTCCCAATGAAGGGAGCGACGCCGTGATTGGGATTTTTATCCGCGTTTGCCTGTTTCAATCCACGCTCCCAATGAAGGGAGCGACTTCGGGATTTTCCAACTTGACCAAGCGCGACTCGTTTCAATCCACGCTCCCAATGAAGGGAGCGACTGCTGGCATGGATCAACAAGGGTTGGCGCGATCGTGTTTCAATCCACGCTCCCAATGAAGGGAGCGACCTGGCTCGACGCTCGCGCCTGGCTATACTATCTGGTTTCAATCCACGCTCCCAATGAAGGGAGCGACTTCCCAATTCCAAAACGCATCCATCGACGACATGTTTCAATCCACGCTCCCAATGAAGGGAGCGACGAGCGATTGCCCGAACCAGTAATGGCAGTTGCCATGTTTCAATCCACGCTCCCAATGAAGGGAGCGACCTTGCGCTCATCGTCAGACAATGACATATCGGATGTTTCAATCCACGCTCCCAATGAAGGGAGCGACTCGAGAGTGTGGCGTTCCAAAAGCTGGTTGTGTTTCAATCCACGCTCCCAATGAAGGGAGCGACGGCTCAACTCGTTCACCACCAATTCTTCCATCAGGTTTCAATCCACGCTCCCAATGAAGGGAGCGACAAGGCGATGAAAAAATATTTCGTGTGAGTGAATTGTTTCAATCCACGCTCCCAATGAAGGGAGCGACCCAGATGCTCCACATAATGCGCATGGCTTGCAAAGTTTCAATCCACGCTCCCAATGAAGGGAGCGACGCACGGTGGATGCAGACCTGGGCGCGTTGTATGCGTTTCAATCCACGCTCCCAATGAAGGGAGCGACTGTCCCCTATGCCGCGGGAGATACGATTAGCATGTTTCAATCCACGCTCCCAATGAAGGGAGCGACACGACATCGGATTACCCGAAGGCGTTGCATGTGTTTCAATCCACGCTCCCAATGAAGGGAGCGACACAGCTCGTCGAAGCGTTCCAACAGCAGTTTGGTGTTTCAATCCACGCTCCCAATGAAGGGAGCGACGTTGCTGTTGCGCCTCATCCTCAGCGTCGGCTTGCGTGTTTCAATCCACGCTCCCAATGAAGGGAGCGACTTGACGATCAAGGGTCCGTACCCGACGTACGATATCGCGTTTCAATCCACGCTCCCAATGAAGGGAGCGACTTTCAAACGGGACGGTTTCCCGCAGGCGCTGTTGTTTCAATCCACGCTCCCAATGAAGGGAGCGACTTTTATACCAATCGCCAACAGCTAATTGCTCATGGTTTCAATCCACGCTCCCAATGAAGGGAGCGACCACGACAGAGGCTACTGCAAACACTATAGTGACTGGTTTCAATCCACGCTCCCAATGAAGGGAGCGACCCACAACCCGACCGACTTGAAATTCTCCAATGGGGTTTCAATCCACGCTCCCAATGAAGGGAGCGACCAACGGGAAAGGAAGCAAGGAACGCACGGTCCCATTGTTTCAATCCACGCTCCCAATGAAGGGAGCGACCAGATGATCCATGTGCGCAACGACCACGATGAGGTTTCAATCCACGCTCCCAATGAAGGGAGCGACGAGGAGCTCCAGTCCGCTGTGGATGGGGTGATGTGTTTCAATCCACGCTCCCAATGAAGGGAGCGACTACGTCTCGCTCTCGGCATCCTCGCGGCTCTTGTTTCAATCCACGCTCCCAATGAAGGGAGCGACATCTCGATCCAGGACGGGACAATGATCTATAATGGTTTCAATCCACGCTCCCAATGAAGGGAGCGACGGTCCGGGGCTAGTTATTTCATGCTTGTAAAAAAAGTTTCAATCCACGCTCCCAATGAAGGGAGCGACGAATTACCGGCCGCGTTGGTGGATATATTAACACAGTTTCAATCCACGCTCCCAATGAAGGGAGCGACATATGGTTTACGAGACCACCTTCCCAAACGGGCAGTTTCAATCCACGCTCCCAATGAAGGGAGCGACATGGTGGGATTGCTCGGGTATTTCGACGTGGATGTTTCAATCCACGCTCCCAATGAAGGGAGCGACTCCCGACCATCTACGCCGCCAAGGACATCGTCCTGTTTCAATCCACGCTCCCAATGAAGGGAGCGACTTTCGACGTGGATGCCCTGAAAGGTCTCGTGGATGTTTCAATCCACGCTCCCAATGAAGGGAGCGACCCCAGAACATGAGCCAGTTGACGGCAGTCTTCTTGTTTCAATCCACGCTCCCAATGAAGGGAGCGACAAGCGCGGCGGCAAGGTGCAGGAATAACCCACAGTTTCAATCCACGCTCCCAATGAAGGGAGCGACAACTGCGCGCGGATGCTGATCGTGCAATGGTACGTTTCAATCCACGCTCCCAATGAAGGGAGCGACTTGCCGAATCTGGCTTGGGCGCATCAAGTCATCGTTTCAATCCACGCTCCCAATGAAGGGAGCGACCTGGGCCTGGCTGGCGCATATTGCGCTGGAGAAGTTTCAATCCACGCTCCCAATGAAGGGAGCGACTTACCACCCGGCCGCTCACACCAAAAAGATACAGTTTCAATCCACGCTCCCAATGAAGGGAGCGACCCAGCCGTTCGCGGTCCGCCTTCAACTTCTCATAGTTTCAATCCACGCTCCCAATGAAGGGAGCGACTCACCCGGCCGTCCGCCGCTTGATTTTCCATTTGCGTTTCAATCCACGCTCCCAATGAAGGGAGCGACGCGCGGTGCGCGGCGGTTGGCGGACGATAAGGAGGTTTCAATCCACGCTCCCAATGAAGGGAGCGACAAATCCTCCAGCTTATGCGCCTTGATGCGGTCCCGTTTCAATCCACGCTCCCAATGAAGGGAGCGACCTGCAACCGCCGCCTCGAGCACCGAGCTGGGATGTTTCAATCCACGCTCCCAATGAAGGGAGCGACCCCGTCCGCCCGTCATGCGCCACAGCTAGCGACGTTTCAATCCACGCTCCCAATGAAGGGAGCGACACGCCAATGGAAACCCGGTTGAATATACCGACGTGTTTCAATCCACGCTCCCAATGAAGGGAGCGACCCGCGGCTGAAACCGGCAATAATGCCGCGGCTGGTTTCAATCCACGCTCCCAATGAAGGGAGCGACTTTGGCAATTGTGCTTTCGGGGTCGTTGTGCGTGTTTCAATCCACGCTCCCAATGAAGGGAGCGACGCGAGCCACGAGATCGGCGTTTCCGTCCAATATCCAGTTTCAATCCACGCTCCCAATGAAGGGAGCGACTGACGGGGTGCATTTTATTAGTCGAATTCTTTTCCGTTTCAATCCACGCTCCCAATGAAGGGAGCGACATAAGGCAGGC of Anaerolineales bacterium contains these proteins:
- a CDS encoding DnaB-like helicase N-terminal domain-containing protein, with product MKPAISQVLDARIEAERSLLGSLIIDPDQIWNVRLEATDFYIHRHRWIYEVILRGAKEYNEIIDALEKAGRLREIGGAAYVTRLIACCEDSQDAYRYAQQVREGALKERLLREAERLARIAVSPAPIPLEVKHAFLV
- a CDS encoding AAA family ATPase, which codes for MYIYDWIQRAQNTSFRFDIGRVNRSEKVRVGKTDTSTTGIVKAVSAVYQLSIKLTYDRHPNCKVEASCTCEDYRQRYALADGLVQPCKHLIALMKRVEVETVDIAVLGMNPVASIPTSTPSADSAEQDGNAPFAERLSARIADAVNDLSRRVVSVVREGRVPFLVGPTGCGKTSAVSQAALILGARFVEMAGADSWTDSDLVGVIMPNGTRLPGPIGSAMMHVQLMEEPVLLFLDEFLRLSPRAQESMMRILLPKNADIAQAMGIDHDGPIRVTSAPFWGEIWSPAEKLMIVLAANPWGNIPDSALLRRVEPISVDFSEAVLALFQGKAQSAIEISWKGVKDGSLPLPIEYGELSRATDPHDISFLDRYAARLQVLDPAAATGFLTLLNNTSARSS